From a region of the Triticum aestivum cultivar Chinese Spring chromosome 7D, IWGSC CS RefSeq v2.1, whole genome shotgun sequence genome:
- the LOC123167994 gene encoding uncharacterized protein — MATAMDTTVPRSGLGEGGGGGGGLKKGPWTQAEDRVLLDHVRRHGEGNWNAVRRETGLQRCGKSCRLRWANHLRPNLRKGPFSPEEERLILRLHGLIGNKWARISTHLPGRTDNEVKNFWNTRLKRRQRAGQSLYPPDVEREIAFMRAQNINPFADADGNTAASPFSDPFALPPRPPSSTKPASHSHSSPLINQHYPLLNEMQGMQMRHHAVQHAHPQPAFHHHHGGIRLPGLPPLPTRPRELPSNQIETASCSGGADGLLEALLLGVDEHQLPRPNHGVCRAGSMPDLMYGGVSSGSDSDVTSQFPPGPGGQDPHHGGKWDFLVDDVKPPMRRATSAAENETSGMFGVAHGSISGEWFGTGVGSPGPSSVVTTEDEFGLEMQQLMSSLPLSADELNWNA, encoded by the exons atggcgacggcgatggaCACGACGGTGCCGAGGAGCGGGttgggggaaggcggcggcggcggcggcgggctgaaGAAGGGGCCGTGGACGCAGGCGGAGGACAGGGTGCTGCTCGACCACGTGCGGCGGCACGGCGAGGGCAACTGGAACGCGGTGCGCCGGGAGACCGGGCTGCAGCGCTGCGGCAAGAGCTGCCGGCTCCGGTGGGCCAACCACCTCCGCCCCAACCTCCGCAAGGGCCCCTTCTCCCccgaggaggagcgcctcatcctCCGCCTCCACGGCCTCATCGGCAACAAGTGGGCGCGCATCTCAACGCAC CTCCCGGGGAGGACGGACAACGAGGTCAAGAACTTCTGGAACACGCGCCTCAAGCGCCGGCAGCGCGCCGGCCAGTCGCTCTACCCGCCGGACGTCGAGCGGGAGATCGCCTTCATGCGCGCCCAGAACATCAACCCGTTCGCCGACGCGGACGGCAACACCGCGGCGTCGCCGTTCTCGGACCCGTTCGCGCTGCCGCCCAGGCCGCCGTCGTCCACCAAACCGGCCTCTCACTCTCACTCCTCGCCGCTGATCAACCAGCACTACCCGCTCCTCAACGAGATGCAGGGGATGCAGATGCGCCACCACGCCGTCCAGCACGCGCACCCGCAGCCGGCGTTCCATCACCACCACGGAGGCATCAGGTTGCCGGGGCTCCCGCCGTTGCCGACTAGGCCGCGCGAGCTCCCTTCGAACCAAATCGAGACGGCGAGCTGCAGCGGCGGAGCCGACGGCCTGCTCGAGGCGCTGCTGCTCGGCGTCGACGAACATCAACTCCCCCGTCCCAACCATGGCGTGTGCAGGGCCGGCTCCATGCCCGATCTCATGTACGGCGGCGTCTCGAGCGGGAGCGACAGCGACGTCACCTCGCAGTTCCCTCCCGGTCCCGGAGGCCAGGATCCGCACCATGGCGGGAAATGGGACTTCCTCGTCG ATGATGTGAAGCCACCAATGAGGAGGGCGACAAGCGCGGCGGAGAACGAGACCTCCGGTATGTTCGGCGTGGCCCATGGGTCGATATCAGGGGAGTGGTTCGGTACCGGCGTTGGGTCGCCAGGGCCGTCGTCCGTCGTCACCACGGAGGATGAGTTTGGCCTCGAGATGCAGCAGCTCATGTCGTCGCTGCCACTGTCGGCCGACGAGCTTAACTGGAACGCTTAA